From a region of the Gossypium raimondii isolate GPD5lz chromosome 10, ASM2569854v1, whole genome shotgun sequence genome:
- the LOC105778187 gene encoding uncharacterized protein LOC105778187, with protein MVDDFMVCVDKIIASATCFESSSVNEGQPNSNTAAGNTNVVFPMTKASGDGDGGKEGDGKTGYSSKKVKEVVECRICQEEDDLLSLEAPCACSGTLKFAHRKCIQRWCNKKGDITCEICKQVFSPNYSLPPTRSNPDVLAIDIRQTWSPHIDLRDSHLLVLTTSQSQLLQSEYEDYVAANSSSLACLRLVALILLIILLVRQLLMLTRDFGMIQEASTFINFQVLLLQFAGFLLPMYVVARTWYLQNRRRRQG; from the exons ATGGTGGATGATTTCATGGTATGTGTCGACAAAATTATAGCATCTGCAACTTGTTTTGAGTCTTCTTCAGTGAATGAAGGACAACCAAACTCAAATACAGCTGCTGGGAATACTAATGTTGTTTTTCCTATGACGAAAGCAAGtggtgatggtgatggtggAAAAGAAGGAGATGGAAAAACTGGGTATAGTTCAAAGAAGGTGAAAGAGGTGGTGGAGTGTAGGATATGCCAAGAGGAAGATGATTTGCTTTCTTTGGAAGCTCCTTGTGCTTGCAGTGGCACACTCAAG TTTGCTCACAGGAAGTGCATTCAAAGATGGTGCAACAAGAAAGGTGACATAACTTGCGAAATATGCAAACAG GTTTTTTCACCAAATTATTCTCTTCCTCCGACCAGAAGCAATCCAGATGTTCTGGCAATTGACATTAG GCAAACATGGAGCCCGCATATTGATCTCCGTGACTCGCACCTTCTGGTGCTAACTACTTCTCAAAGCCAACTACTCCAATCAGAGTATGAAGATTATGTTGCTGCAAATAGCAGTAGCCTTGCCTGTCTTCGATTGGTTGCCCTCATT TTGCTAATCATCCTGCTCGTACGCCAACTTCTTATGTTGACAAGGGATTTTGGCATGATACAGGAGGCATCAACTTTCATTAAC TTTCAGGTTTTGCTTCTCCAATTTGCTGGCTTTCTTCTGCCAATGTATGTGGTGGCCCGCACATGGTACTTACAAAACCGAAGGAGGAGACAG GGTTAA